Proteins from a genomic interval of Amycolatopsis sp. cg13:
- a CDS encoding ATP-binding cassette domain-containing protein: protein MNPAAELRELTVLVDTGRWRETVLDSVCLVVPPGRITALLGESGCGKSMVAAALTGSLPSVAHKTGEMCVRGSVGLVPQSGVAAFAAERTVGAQLDERQQLYRGRSVEDACKAAVCPEETLDLYPHQHSSGQIQRAALAAALLFEPDLLVADEPSASLDRGTAYEVWATLRAYADAGAAVLAITHDGSLLAETGYADAMAFMRDGRTVAPGTLAEIRALADPYLRGFFQ from the coding sequence GTGAATCCGGCGGCCGAACTGCGAGAGCTGACCGTTCTGGTCGACACGGGACGGTGGCGCGAGACGGTTCTGGACTCGGTGTGTCTTGTGGTGCCGCCGGGGCGGATTACCGCCTTGCTCGGCGAATCCGGGTGCGGCAAATCGATGGTCGCGGCGGCGTTGACGGGTTCGCTTCCTTCGGTTGCACACAAAACTGGGGAGATGTGCGTTCGTGGCAGCGTCGGACTGGTGCCTCAGTCCGGGGTCGCGGCGTTCGCCGCGGAGCGAACCGTCGGCGCGCAGTTGGACGAGCGGCAGCAGCTCTATCGTGGCCGGAGCGTCGAGGACGCCTGCAAGGCAGCGGTCTGTCCCGAGGAGACCCTGGATCTTTATCCGCACCAGCATTCCAGCGGGCAAATCCAGCGGGCCGCGCTCGCGGCGGCCTTGCTGTTCGAACCGGATCTGCTCGTGGCGGACGAACCCAGCGCCTCCCTCGACCGCGGCACCGCCTACGAGGTGTGGGCCACCCTGCGCGCCTATGCCGATGCTGGTGCCGCCGTGCTGGCCATTACCCACGACGGCTCGCTGCTTGCCGAGACCGGGTACGCCGACGCGATGGCGTTCATGCGCGACGGCCGCACCGTCGCCCCTGGGACGCTCGCCGAGATCCGCGCCCTCGCAGATCCTTACCTGCGAGGCTTCTTTCAGTGA
- the hrpA gene encoding ATP-dependent RNA helicase HrpA, which yields MSTPSPFAELRAQLPELMLRDEYRLRRRLDGARRSRAKQETAERIAADVETALLRVQQRRESVPKIEYPAELPVSRLKDEIGDAIRDHQVVIVAGETGSGKTTQLPKICLELGRGVRGQIGHTQPRRLAARTVADRIASELKTELGDTVGYKVRFTDQSGQDTLVKLMTDGILLAEIQTDRMLRQYDTLIIDEAHERSLNIDFILGYLRQLLPRRPDLKVIITSATIDPERFSRHFDDAPIVEVSGRTYPVEVRYRPLVDPDEPEGDPDRDQTQAIAEAVQELSGEAPGDILVFLSGEREIRDTADVLNRLDLRNTEVLPLYARLSAADQHRVFQRHTGRRIVLATNVAETSLTVPGIKYVIDPGTARISRYSHRTKVQRLPIEAVSQASANQRKGRCGRTSDGICIRLYSEEDFESRPEFTDPEILRTNLASVILQMTSLGLGDMNAFPFVEPPDRRQVTDGVQLLQELGAFETGDSSKLTEVGRKLALLPVDPRMGRMVLEAARNGCVREVMIIAAALSIQDPRERPAEKQQAADAQHSRFADPTSDFLSYLKLWEYVSEQQKTLTGNQFRRMCRTEYLNYLRIREWQDIFGQLRQLAKPLGITLSTTPAEPQHVHTALISGLLSHIGLKDPAKGDYLGARGARFSVFPGSALFKKQPRWVMSAELVETSRLWGRVNARIEPDWVEPLAQHVVKRSYSEPHWERKQGAVMATEKVTLYGVPLIADRRVNYGRIDPEISRAMFIRHALVEGDWHTNHRFFAENRALLDEVEDLENRARRRDILVDDQTLYEFYDARVPEDVVSVRHFDSWWKKARRNEPDLLSFEKSMLINEVAGAVRESDYPDSWTQGTHVFKLTYQFEPGADADGVTVHIPLPVLNQITPDGFDWQVPGLRGDLATQLIKSLPKTLRRNFVPAPDTAADALTRMSPSDGPLLDILGDELHAMRGIDVPHSAWDLSTVPDHLRITFRVVDERGKRVAEGKDLDELKRRLAPRVRETISKAANSIEKAGLVQPSFGELPKVFASTRRGHDVKAYPALVDEGASVAVRLLDTPAEQQHAMWSGTRRMLRLNLNSPMKFITRSLSNSSKLVLNRNPHGSVAGLLEDCVDCAVDALMASAGGPVWDEAGFAALLERVRAGLNPKVLEVLTEVERILRAAIDVETRLADTRGPAESLADIRRQLDGLVHKGFVTETGAGRLSNVVRYLRGIERRLEKLPLEQTRDLQRMADVAWITKEYQDALAALPPGTSSPALAEVRWMIEELRVSFFAQTLGTAHPVSLKRITKALDDALA from the coding sequence ATGTCCACTCCATCCCCCTTCGCAGAGCTGCGCGCCCAGCTGCCCGAACTGATGCTGCGCGACGAGTACCGGCTCCGTCGTCGTCTCGACGGCGCACGCCGGTCTCGTGCCAAGCAGGAGACGGCCGAGCGCATCGCCGCCGATGTCGAAACGGCGCTGCTGCGCGTGCAGCAGCGCCGCGAAAGCGTGCCGAAGATCGAGTACCCCGCCGAGCTGCCGGTCAGCAGGCTCAAGGACGAGATCGGCGACGCGATCCGCGACCACCAGGTGGTGATCGTCGCGGGGGAGACCGGTTCGGGCAAGACCACGCAGCTGCCGAAGATCTGCCTGGAGCTGGGTCGCGGCGTGCGCGGGCAGATCGGGCACACCCAGCCGCGCCGGCTCGCCGCGCGCACGGTCGCCGACCGGATCGCCAGCGAGCTGAAGACCGAACTGGGCGACACCGTCGGCTACAAGGTCCGGTTCACCGATCAGTCCGGCCAGGACACCCTGGTCAAGCTGATGACCGACGGCATCCTGCTGGCCGAGATCCAGACCGACCGGATGCTGCGCCAGTACGACACGCTGATCATCGACGAGGCGCACGAGCGCAGCCTCAACATCGACTTCATCCTCGGCTACCTCAGGCAGCTGCTGCCGCGCCGTCCCGACCTGAAGGTGATCATCACCTCGGCGACCATCGACCCGGAGCGGTTCTCGCGGCATTTCGACGACGCGCCGATCGTCGAGGTCTCCGGCCGGACTTACCCGGTCGAGGTGCGCTACCGCCCGCTCGTGGACCCGGACGAGCCCGAGGGCGACCCGGACCGCGACCAGACGCAGGCGATCGCCGAGGCGGTGCAGGAGCTGTCCGGCGAGGCGCCGGGCGACATCCTCGTGTTCCTTTCCGGCGAGCGCGAAATCCGCGACACCGCGGACGTGCTGAACCGGCTGGACCTGCGGAACACCGAGGTGCTGCCGCTGTACGCGCGGCTCTCCGCGGCCGATCAGCACCGCGTGTTCCAGCGGCACACCGGACGCAGGATCGTGCTGGCCACGAACGTCGCCGAGACGTCGCTGACCGTGCCCGGGATCAAGTACGTGATCGACCCGGGCACCGCGCGCATCTCGCGCTACAGCCACCGCACGAAGGTGCAGCGGCTGCCGATCGAGGCGGTCTCGCAGGCGTCGGCCAACCAGCGCAAGGGGCGTTGCGGGCGTACCTCCGACGGCATCTGCATCCGGCTGTACTCCGAGGAAGACTTCGAATCGCGGCCGGAGTTCACCGATCCGGAGATTCTGCGGACGAACCTGGCGTCGGTCATCCTGCAGATGACGTCGCTCGGGCTCGGCGACATGAACGCGTTCCCGTTCGTGGAGCCGCCGGACCGCCGCCAGGTCACCGACGGCGTGCAGCTGCTGCAGGAACTCGGCGCGTTCGAGACCGGCGATTCCTCGAAGCTCACCGAGGTCGGCCGCAAGCTCGCGCTGCTGCCGGTGGACCCGCGGATGGGCCGGATGGTGCTGGAGGCCGCGCGGAACGGCTGCGTGCGCGAGGTGATGATCATCGCCGCCGCACTGTCCATTCAGGACCCGCGCGAGCGGCCGGCGGAGAAGCAGCAGGCCGCCGACGCGCAGCACTCCCGGTTCGCGGACCCGACGTCGGACTTCCTCTCCTACCTCAAGCTGTGGGAGTACGTCAGCGAACAGCAGAAGACGTTGACCGGCAACCAGTTCCGCCGGATGTGCCGCACCGAATACCTGAACTACCTGCGGATCCGCGAGTGGCAGGACATTTTCGGCCAGCTGCGCCAGCTCGCCAAACCGCTCGGCATCACGCTCAGCACCACGCCCGCCGAACCGCAGCACGTGCACACGGCGCTGATTTCCGGGCTGCTGTCGCACATCGGGCTCAAGGACCCGGCGAAGGGCGACTACCTCGGCGCCCGCGGGGCCCGGTTCTCGGTGTTCCCCGGTTCGGCGCTGTTCAAGAAGCAGCCGCGCTGGGTGATGTCGGCCGAGCTGGTCGAGACGTCGCGGCTGTGGGGCCGGGTCAACGCGCGGATCGAGCCGGACTGGGTCGAACCGCTGGCGCAGCACGTGGTGAAGCGTTCGTACTCGGAGCCGCACTGGGAGCGCAAGCAGGGCGCGGTGATGGCGACCGAGAAGGTGACGCTGTACGGCGTGCCGCTTATCGCGGACCGGCGGGTGAACTACGGCCGGATCGACCCGGAGATCTCGCGCGCGATGTTCATCCGGCACGCGCTCGTCGAAGGCGATTGGCACACGAACCACCGGTTCTTCGCCGAGAACCGCGCGCTGCTCGACGAGGTCGAGGATCTGGAGAATCGTGCCCGGCGGCGCGACATCCTGGTGGACGACCAGACGCTGTACGAGTTCTACGACGCGCGAGTGCCTGAGGACGTCGTGTCCGTGCGGCACTTCGACAGCTGGTGGAAGAAGGCGCGGCGGAACGAGCCGGACCTGCTGTCGTTCGAGAAGTCCATGCTCATCAACGAGGTCGCGGGCGCGGTCCGCGAATCGGACTACCCGGACTCGTGGACGCAGGGCACGCACGTCTTCAAGCTGACCTACCAGTTCGAACCCGGAGCGGACGCCGACGGCGTGACCGTGCACATCCCGCTGCCGGTGCTGAACCAGATCACGCCGGACGGCTTCGACTGGCAGGTGCCCGGCCTGCGCGGCGATCTGGCGACGCAGCTGATCAAATCGCTGCCGAAAACGTTGCGGCGCAACTTCGTTCCCGCTCCCGACACCGCCGCTGACGCGTTGACGCGAATGTCCCCTTCGGACGGTCCGCTGCTCGACATCCTCGGCGACGAACTGCACGCGATGCGCGGCATCGACGTCCCGCATTCGGCGTGGGACCTCTCGACGGTGCCGGACCACCTCCGGATCACCTTCCGCGTGGTGGACGAGCGCGGCAAGCGGGTGGCAGAGGGCAAGGACCTGGACGAGCTGAAGCGCCGTCTCGCGCCGCGGGTGCGGGAGACTATTTCCAAGGCTGCCAACAGCATTGAGAAGGCCGGTCTGGTGCAGCCGTCGTTCGGCGAGCTGCCGAAGGTCTTCGCTTCGACCCGGCGCGGCCACGACGTGAAGGCGTATCCGGCGCTGGTGGACGAGGGCGCGTCGGTGGCCGTGCGGCTGCTGGACACGCCCGCCGAACAGCAACACGCGATGTGGTCCGGCACGCGGCGAATGCTGCGGCTGAACCTGAACTCGCCGATGAAGTTCATTACGCGGTCGCTGTCGAACTCCTCGAAGCTCGTGCTGAACCGCAATCCGCACGGCAGTGTCGCGGGCTTGCTGGAGGATTGCGTCGACTGCGCCGTCGACGCACTGATGGCTTCTGCGGGCGGCCCGGTCTGGGACGAGGCGGGTTTCGCCGCGCTGCTGGAAAGGGTGCGTGCGGGCTTGAACCCGAAGGTGCTGGAGGTGTTGACGGAGGTCGAGCGGATCCTGCGCGCGGCCATCGACGTCGAAACGCGCCTGGCGGACACCCGCGGCCCGGCCGAGTCGCTGGCGGACATCCGTCGTCAGCTGGATGGCTTGGTGCACAAGGGCTTCGTGACGGAAACGGGTGCCGGACGGCTGTCGAACGTGGTCCGGTACCTGCGCGGCATCGAGCGGCGACTGGAGAAACTGCCGCTGGAGCAGACGCGGGACTTGCAGCGGATGGCCGACGTCGCGTGGATCACGAAGGAATACCAGGACGCGTTGGCTGCTTTGCCGCCCGGGACGTCTTCGCCCGCGCTGGCGGAGGTGCGGTGGATGATCGAGGAGCTTCGGGTGAGCTTCTTCGCGCAGACATTGGGGACGGCGCATCCGGTTTCGCTGAAGCGAATCACCAAGGCGTTGGACGACGCGCTGGCCTGA
- a CDS encoding chitosanase — protein sequence MRKTMRPTLVACLTAASALALVFSTPALSAAAVPAPLAASASVLGSGGDLASPEKKEIAMQLVSSAENSSLDWKKQYSYIEDIKDGRGYTAGIIGFCSGTGDMLELVQAYTKSVPDNPLAKFLPALEKVNGSDSHEGLGAPFESAWKEAAGTQEFQDAQNSERDRVYFDPAVNQGKSDGLGALGQFIYYDAIVMHGPGTSTDSFGGIRDAALSKAKPPAQGGDETAYLKAFLDARKVVMKKEEAHADTSRVDTEQLVFLNDGNLDLHTPLKWQVYGDPYEIN from the coding sequence ATGCGCAAGACGATGCGGCCCACGCTGGTCGCCTGTCTCACGGCCGCCTCGGCCCTCGCCCTCGTGTTCAGCACCCCCGCTCTCTCGGCCGCCGCCGTGCCGGCCCCGCTCGCCGCCTCGGCGTCCGTGCTGGGCTCCGGCGGCGACCTCGCGTCTCCGGAGAAGAAGGAGATCGCGATGCAGCTGGTGTCGAGCGCGGAAAACTCGTCGCTCGACTGGAAGAAGCAGTACTCCTACATCGAGGACATCAAGGACGGCCGCGGCTACACCGCGGGCATCATCGGGTTCTGTTCCGGCACCGGCGACATGCTCGAGCTGGTGCAGGCCTACACCAAGTCCGTGCCGGACAACCCGCTCGCGAAGTTCTTGCCAGCGCTGGAAAAGGTCAACGGTTCCGATTCGCACGAAGGGCTCGGCGCGCCGTTCGAGAGCGCGTGGAAGGAAGCCGCGGGCACCCAGGAATTCCAGGACGCGCAGAACAGCGAGCGCGATCGCGTGTACTTCGACCCGGCGGTGAACCAGGGCAAGTCGGACGGTCTCGGCGCGCTCGGCCAGTTCATCTACTACGACGCGATCGTGATGCACGGCCCCGGCACGAGCACCGACAGCTTCGGCGGGATCCGCGACGCCGCGCTGTCGAAGGCGAAGCCACCGGCCCAGGGCGGGGACGAAACCGCGTACCTCAAGGCATTCCTCGACGCGCGCAAGGTGGTCATGAAGAAGGAAGAGGCGCACGCGGACACGTCTCGCGTCGACACAGAACAGCTGGTGTTCCTCAACGACGGCAACCTTGATCTGCACACGCCGCTGAAGTGGCAGGTCTACGGCGACCCGTACGAGATCAACTGA
- a CDS encoding cation:proton antiporter, with protein MSNGHALLAVGGAFLAAGALARVGARIGLPTIPLFMLAGFVFGPHTPGLSLVDDPAEFGVLAGLGLVFLLFYLGLEFSLDDLAHGGARLAWAGLAYLVLNIGGGLAFGFALGWGTREALVIAGAIGISSSAIVTKLLLETRRMNNRESRLVMGIVVLEDLFLALYLALLQPVLSGADGFGAALADFGKAFGFLLVLAALARWGGRLVSRLFGSADDELLTVCFVGVAVLGAAVAEEVGVSDAIGAFMVGMMLGNSQVAPRVHKLVLPLRDAFGALFFFIFGLSIDPGTVGTVVLPVIAAVVLTLVLNLAAGAFAARLHGFDRQEGVNIGLTVLTRGEFSLVLATMATAAGLDSRVAPFVAGYVLLLAVIGPLAVLRSERLTWLLPAKLVRPRPAPVS; from the coding sequence ATGAGCAACGGTCATGCTTTGCTGGCCGTCGGCGGCGCGTTTCTCGCCGCCGGCGCCCTCGCCCGCGTCGGCGCCCGGATCGGGCTGCCCACGATTCCCCTGTTCATGCTGGCCGGTTTCGTCTTCGGCCCGCACACCCCCGGACTGTCCCTTGTGGACGACCCGGCCGAGTTCGGCGTGCTGGCCGGGCTCGGCCTCGTGTTCCTGCTCTTCTATCTCGGACTGGAGTTCTCGCTCGACGACCTCGCCCACGGCGGCGCCAGACTCGCCTGGGCGGGGCTGGCCTACCTCGTGCTGAACATCGGCGGCGGGCTCGCGTTCGGCTTCGCGCTCGGCTGGGGCACGCGCGAGGCGCTGGTGATCGCCGGCGCGATCGGCATCTCGTCCTCGGCGATCGTCACCAAACTGCTCCTGGAAACCCGGCGGATGAACAACCGGGAATCCCGCCTCGTCATGGGCATCGTCGTGCTGGAAGACCTGTTCCTCGCGCTGTACCTGGCGCTGTTGCAGCCGGTGCTGAGCGGTGCCGACGGATTCGGCGCGGCGCTCGCCGACTTCGGCAAGGCGTTCGGCTTCCTGCTCGTGCTCGCCGCGCTGGCTCGCTGGGGCGGACGGCTGGTGTCGCGCCTCTTCGGCTCAGCGGATGACGAGCTGCTCACCGTCTGCTTCGTCGGCGTCGCCGTGCTCGGTGCCGCGGTGGCCGAGGAAGTGGGCGTTTCCGACGCGATCGGCGCGTTCATGGTCGGCATGATGCTCGGCAATTCCCAGGTCGCGCCGCGGGTGCACAAGCTGGTGCTGCCGCTGCGGGACGCGTTCGGCGCGCTGTTCTTCTTCATCTTCGGGCTGTCGATCGACCCGGGCACGGTCGGCACGGTCGTCCTCCCGGTCATCGCCGCGGTCGTGCTGACGCTGGTGCTGAATCTCGCCGCCGGAGCGTTCGCCGCCCGGCTGCACGGCTTCGACCGGCAGGAAGGCGTGAACATCGGCCTGACCGTGCTGACCCGGGGCGAGTTCTCGCTGGTCCTGGCGACGATGGCGACCGCGGCCGGGCTCGACTCGCGGGTCGCCCCGTTCGTCGCCGGATACGTGCTGCTCCTGGCCGTGATCGGACCGCTCGCCGTGCTCCGCTCGGAGCGGCTGACCTGGCTGCTTCCGGCCAAGCTCGTGCGGCCGCGCCCGGCCCCGGTGTCGTGA
- a CDS encoding bifunctional 3'-5' exonuclease/DNA polymerase gives MQVITGREEESGYTIEGPAGTLRGLSRADWADEVRRLEAAESPRWVLPSVEEIYPALVKAGVRLGRCYDLSLAEGLLLAYEGREGESRSLRAAWARANGEEPPDDGPAFGEDAQPTLFSPRGPGLPAGVTVVAAARRVLAEQEKRVAATEAPARMRLLLAAESASALAAAEISAAGLPWRADRHLQLLEERLGPRVPAGQRPKALVDLAAKISAALGGRPVNPDSSASVVRALAREGIEIPAARKYLLQDIDHPAVAPLLEYKELSRLHSANGWAWLDEWVADGRFRPHFVVGGVVSGRWATRGGGALQIPRALRSCASADPGWKLVVADGAQLEPRVLTALSGDRRLAEVAAATDLYARLAEALFSGTRYVPLRPGDTRDDRSRAKIAMLSAMYGGTSGEAGPLLALLRQRFPDAVSYVEHAAAAGERGERVRSRLGRTSPAPSAAWRALTGGLTEDEATETRARRASRSWGRFTRNFVVQASAADLTAVLLATLRGRLPDPAHLVFFLHDEVIVHAPAELADEVADIVETSIQEAARLVFGEACPVRFPMDAKSVDNYAEAK, from the coding sequence GTGCAGGTGATCACCGGCCGGGAGGAAGAGTCCGGCTACACGATCGAGGGCCCCGCGGGGACCCTCCGCGGGCTGTCGCGCGCCGACTGGGCCGACGAGGTACGTCGGCTGGAAGCGGCCGAGAGCCCGCGCTGGGTGCTGCCCTCGGTCGAGGAGATCTACCCCGCGCTGGTCAAGGCCGGGGTGCGGCTGGGCCGGTGCTACGACCTGTCGCTCGCCGAAGGACTGCTGCTCGCCTACGAGGGCCGGGAGGGCGAATCGCGCAGCCTGCGGGCAGCGTGGGCCCGGGCGAACGGGGAGGAACCGCCCGACGACGGACCGGCCTTCGGCGAGGACGCCCAGCCCACGCTGTTCTCCCCGCGCGGCCCCGGCCTGCCAGCGGGCGTCACGGTCGTTGCCGCGGCCCGCCGGGTCCTGGCTGAGCAGGAGAAACGCGTCGCCGCCACCGAGGCCCCCGCCCGGATGCGGCTGCTGCTCGCGGCCGAATCGGCGAGCGCGCTGGCCGCCGCCGAGATCTCCGCCGCCGGGCTCCCCTGGCGCGCCGACCGGCATCTGCAGTTGCTGGAAGAACGCCTGGGACCGCGCGTCCCCGCTGGTCAGCGCCCGAAAGCCCTCGTCGACCTCGCCGCGAAAATCTCCGCGGCGCTGGGCGGACGGCCCGTCAACCCCGACTCGTCGGCCAGCGTCGTCCGCGCGCTGGCCAGAGAGGGGATCGAAATCCCGGCGGCGCGGAAGTACCTGCTGCAGGACATCGACCACCCCGCCGTCGCGCCCCTGCTGGAGTACAAGGAACTGTCGCGGCTGCATTCGGCCAACGGCTGGGCGTGGCTGGACGAATGGGTCGCCGACGGACGATTCCGGCCGCACTTCGTCGTCGGCGGCGTCGTGTCCGGCCGCTGGGCCACCCGGGGCGGCGGAGCCCTGCAGATCCCACGCGCGCTGCGTTCCTGCGCGTCCGCGGATCCCGGCTGGAAACTCGTCGTCGCCGACGGCGCACAACTCGAGCCGCGCGTCCTCACCGCTTTGTCCGGCGACCGCCGCCTGGCCGAGGTCGCCGCGGCGACCGATTTGTACGCCCGCTTGGCCGAAGCGCTGTTCTCCGGCACGCGCTATGTCCCGCTCCGCCCCGGGGACACGCGAGACGACCGTTCGCGCGCGAAGATCGCCATGCTGTCCGCGATGTACGGCGGCACGTCTGGCGAGGCTGGGCCGCTGCTCGCGTTGCTGCGCCAGCGTTTCCCGGACGCGGTGTCCTATGTGGAGCATGCCGCCGCCGCGGGTGAGCGGGGCGAGCGGGTCCGGTCGAGGCTGGGCCGTACGTCTCCGGCTCCGTCGGCTGCTTGGCGCGCCTTGACCGGTGGGCTCACCGAGGACGAGGCAACGGAAACCCGCGCGCGGCGAGCGTCGCGCAGCTGGGGACGGTTCACGCGGAACTTCGTGGTGCAGGCCAGCGCGGCTGATCTGACCGCGGTCTTGCTGGCCACTTTGCGCGGACGGCTGCCGGATCCGGCGCATTTGGTGTTCTTCCTGCACGACGAGGTGATCGTGCACGCGCCTGCCGAGCTGGCGGACGAGGTCGCGGACATCGTGGAGACGTCGATCCAGGAAGCCGCGAGGCTGGTCTTCGGAGAGGCGTGCCCGGTGCGATTTCCCATGGACGCGAAATCGGTGGACAATTATGCGGAGGCGAAGTGA
- a CDS encoding acyl-CoA synthetase — protein sequence MSVAELAGQVAGKLTETVRSVEVMRRAGLVPFPRLDEGLRSLVAIRKYGPFAGANHIAARRDSTAVGIVDDLGPLTFKQLDDQSNALARAWSQRGLGPGSVIAALCRDHRGLVLTMAASGKLGARLLLMNTGFAKPQFADVAKREGVTALVYDQEFTGLLDAIDGDLDRYLAWVDQPGGHEIPVLAEIIASTDDRPVPAPAKAGGFVLLTSGTTGTPKGAPRPHTSALASAQFLDRIPLRSGEATFMGAPLFHGTGLSQFILSFALGCTVVMRRKFDPEATLKGVATHRCTALVLVPTMLQRIVDLPKEVRDRYDTSCLRIIFVAGSALSPDLGNRANEEFGDVVHNLYGSTEVAVATVATPEDWKRAPGTVGRAPVGCRVALYDERGAKVTEPHVTGRVFVGSGLSFGGYTDGRNKEIIDGLLSSGDVGHFDEDGLLFIDGRDDEMIVSGGENVFPIEVENLLVEREDVLEAAVIGVEDPDFGERLKAFVVRTEGSTLDEDGVREYVKANLARYKVPRDVEFLDELPRNATGKVLRTKLS from the coding sequence ATGAGTGTGGCCGAGCTGGCCGGCCAGGTGGCAGGCAAGCTGACCGAGACCGTGCGCAGCGTCGAGGTGATGCGCCGCGCCGGGCTGGTGCCGTTCCCCCGCCTCGACGAGGGCCTGCGTTCCCTCGTCGCGATCCGCAAGTACGGCCCGTTCGCCGGCGCGAACCACATCGCGGCCCGGCGCGATTCGACGGCCGTCGGGATCGTCGACGACCTCGGCCCGCTCACCTTCAAACAGCTCGACGACCAGTCCAACGCGCTCGCCCGCGCCTGGTCGCAGCGCGGCCTCGGCCCCGGTTCGGTGATCGCCGCGCTGTGCCGCGACCACCGCGGGCTCGTGCTCACGATGGCCGCCTCGGGCAAGCTCGGCGCGCGGCTGCTGCTGATGAACACCGGGTTCGCCAAGCCGCAGTTCGCCGACGTCGCCAAGCGCGAGGGCGTCACCGCGCTCGTCTACGACCAGGAGTTCACCGGCCTGCTCGACGCGATCGACGGCGACCTCGACCGCTACCTGGCCTGGGTGGACCAGCCGGGCGGCCACGAGATCCCGGTGCTCGCCGAGATCATCGCCAGCACCGACGACCGCCCGGTGCCCGCGCCCGCCAAAGCCGGCGGATTCGTGCTGCTCACCAGCGGCACCACCGGCACCCCCAAGGGCGCGCCGCGACCGCACACGTCCGCGCTGGCGTCGGCGCAGTTCCTGGACCGCATCCCGCTGCGCTCCGGCGAAGCGACCTTCATGGGCGCGCCGCTGTTCCACGGCACCGGACTGTCGCAGTTCATCCTCAGCTTCGCGCTCGGCTGCACGGTGGTGATGCGCCGGAAGTTCGACCCGGAAGCGACGCTGAAGGGCGTCGCGACGCATCGGTGCACCGCGCTCGTTCTGGTGCCGACGATGCTGCAGCGGATCGTCGACCTGCCAAAGGAAGTCCGCGATCGCTACGACACGTCGTGCCTGCGGATCATCTTCGTCGCCGGGTCCGCGCTGTCGCCGGATCTCGGCAACCGGGCGAACGAGGAATTCGGCGACGTCGTGCACAACCTGTACGGCTCCACGGAAGTCGCGGTGGCGACGGTCGCGACGCCGGAGGACTGGAAGCGCGCGCCAGGCACGGTCGGCCGCGCGCCGGTCGGCTGCCGCGTCGCGCTGTACGACGAGCGCGGCGCCAAGGTCACCGAGCCGCACGTGACCGGACGGGTGTTCGTCGGCAGCGGGCTGAGCTTCGGCGGCTACACCGACGGCCGCAACAAGGAAATCATCGACGGTCTCCTCTCCAGCGGCGACGTCGGCCACTTCGACGAGGACGGCCTGCTGTTCATCGACGGCCGCGACGACGAAATGATCGTCTCCGGCGGCGAGAACGTGTTCCCGATCGAGGTGGAAAACCTGTTGGTGGAACGGGAAGACGTCCTCGAGGCGGCGGTGATCGGCGTCGAGGACCCGGACTTCGGCGAGCGGCTCAAGGCTTTTGTGGTGCGCACGGAGGGTTCGACGCTCGATGAGGACGGCGTGCGCGAGTATGTGAAGGCGAATTTGGCGCGCTACAAGGTGCCGCGGGATGTGGAGTTCTTGGACGAGCTTCCGCGCAACGCGACGGGGAAGGTGTTGCGGACCAAGCTCAGCTGA
- a CDS encoding YciI family protein, which yields MAKFLLLYRADQSAAERMAQATPEQQAAGMQAWMAWFAKAGDAVVDGGAPTAGGDGTIGGYSIVQADSADAVRGLLEGHPHTEIGTIDVLEILPPPGA from the coding sequence ATGGCGAAATTCCTTCTGCTTTACCGCGCCGATCAGTCGGCCGCGGAGCGCATGGCCCAGGCGACGCCGGAACAGCAGGCCGCCGGGATGCAGGCTTGGATGGCGTGGTTCGCCAAAGCGGGCGACGCAGTGGTGGACGGCGGCGCGCCCACCGCGGGCGGCGACGGCACGATCGGCGGGTATTCGATCGTGCAGGCCGATTCGGCGGACGCGGTGCGGGGCCTTCTCGAGGGGCATCCGCACACCGAGATCGGCACGATCGACGTGCTGGAAATCCTTCCTCCGCCGGGGGCGTGA
- a CDS encoding L,D-transpeptidase: MAGLRRPVRDQLNPQQVLTVTAHSASAWDHDGDRWVRALGPYPAEVGAQGIGVAREGLSLTPAGIWPLTEAFGIEPNPGTRLPYRQVTTSDWWVSDVHSPLYNTHYRGTSGPFDEAAGENLGAAGPAYAHAVVIDYNRSPVVPGAGSAFFLHVATGGPTAGCVALAVEDLIAVLRWLDPARNPVIAIAEQPSAY; this comes from the coding sequence GTGGCAGGTCTACGGCGACCCGTACGAGATCAACTGAACCCCCAGCAGGTTCTCACGGTCACCGCGCACAGCGCGTCCGCGTGGGACCACGACGGCGACCGCTGGGTACGGGCACTCGGTCCGTACCCAGCGGAAGTCGGCGCGCAAGGAATCGGCGTCGCACGCGAAGGACTTTCCCTTACGCCAGCAGGAATCTGGCCGCTCACCGAGGCTTTCGGCATCGAGCCGAACCCCGGCACCCGGCTCCCCTACCGGCAGGTGACCACTTCGGACTGGTGGGTGTCCGATGTGCACTCTCCGCTGTACAACACGCATTACCGAGGCACGTCAGGCCCGTTCGATGAAGCGGCGGGCGAGAATCTCGGTGCGGCGGGCCCGGCGTACGCGCACGCGGTGGTGATCGACTACAACCGCTCGCCGGTCGTGCCCGGTGCCGGTTCGGCGTTCTTCCTGCACGTGGCCACCGGCGGACCGACCGCTGGCTGCGTCGCGCTCGCCGTCGAAGACCTCATCGCGGTGCTGCGTTGGCTCGACCCCGCGCGAAACCCCGTCATCGCAATAGCTGAGCAACCGTCCGCGTATTGA